Proteins found in one Labrenzia sp. VG12 genomic segment:
- a CDS encoding DUF2799 domain-containing protein: MWKTLLGSGLLAAGLFALGGCAAVTKEQCVAGDWADLGKAHASVGKPTSHLDEVVKSCGKHGITPDTNAYLSGWHRGVQNYCTPLNGFTLGKQYKTKSPICPPALASRFEHAYQLGFVIWTAENRVDDARSEVRSLEDRLDRLEDDLTDLDCKSKTRKDDRKECRKKRKRLRGKVRDTEYDLRAARDDLEDTRIEAEIVTARINAEAGRQFGW, translated from the coding sequence ATGTGGAAGACACTTTTGGGAAGCGGCCTTCTGGCTGCAGGGCTTTTTGCGCTGGGCGGGTGTGCGGCTGTCACCAAGGAACAATGCGTGGCCGGAGACTGGGCGGATCTCGGCAAGGCCCACGCCTCGGTTGGCAAGCCAACCAGTCATCTGGACGAAGTGGTCAAGAGCTGCGGCAAGCACGGGATCACGCCGGACACAAATGCCTATCTGTCTGGCTGGCATCGCGGCGTTCAGAATTACTGCACACCGCTCAATGGCTTCACCCTCGGAAAACAATACAAGACCAAGTCGCCGATCTGCCCACCTGCCCTCGCTTCCCGCTTCGAGCATGCCTATCAGCTGGGATTTGTGATCTGGACTGCTGAAAACAGGGTTGATGACGCGCGATCGGAGGTCAGGTCCCTGGAAGATCGGCTTGACCGCCTGGAAGACGACCTGACCGATCTGGACTGCAAATCGAAAACCAGGAAAGACGATCGCAAGGAGTGTCGCAAGAAACGCAAGCGCCTGCGCGGCAAGGTCCGGGATACCGAATATGATCTGAGGGCTGCCCGCGACGACCTGGAAGATACCCGCATCGAGGCGGAAATTGTGACGGCCCGGATCAATGCGGAGGCCGGCCGGCAATTTGGCTGGTAG
- a CDS encoding GNAT family N-acetyltransferase codes for MTFPLGPFPTSERLRFRLPSPNDAVFYQTLMSEPDYKRFIHDYGIDSPEDAATYIKSKSLVRFAAQGVGLWLVELKETGEPIGVCGLVVRKELKYPDLGFAFLSCHRGKGYGREAGQAVLDFSAGELNLRTLCAITHPDNDRSANLLLKLGFEPSGQRHLEEIGSTANYYVWKLRYVEAGLG; via the coding sequence GTGACCTTTCCGCTTGGACCTTTTCCGACCAGCGAACGCCTGCGTTTCCGCCTGCCGTCTCCCAACGATGCCGTTTTTTACCAAACGCTGATGAGTGAGCCCGACTACAAGCGGTTCATCCATGACTACGGAATTGACAGCCCGGAAGACGCGGCCACCTACATCAAGTCAAAGTCGCTGGTCCGGTTTGCCGCCCAGGGCGTTGGGCTGTGGCTGGTGGAATTGAAGGAGACGGGTGAACCGATCGGCGTCTGCGGTCTGGTGGTGCGCAAGGAGCTGAAATACCCGGATCTCGGATTTGCCTTTCTGTCCTGTCACCGCGGCAAGGGATATGGACGGGAAGCCGGCCAGGCTGTTCTGGATTTTTCCGCAGGTGAACTCAACTTGCGCACTCTTTGCGCGATCACCCATCCGGACAATGACCGCTCCGCCAACCTGCTGCTCAAACTGGGGTTTGAGCCCAGCGGACAGCGCCATCTGGAGGAGATCGGCTCCACCGCCAACTACTATGTCTGGAAACTGCGCTACGTCGAAGCCGGTCTCGGCTGA
- the mutS gene encoding DNA mismatch repair protein MutS: MSGQSAQKLAPADAKVTPMMAQFLEIKAANPDSLLFYRMGDFYELFFEDAEIASAALGITLTKRGKHQGDDIPMCGVPVHAADDYLQKLIAKGHRVSVCEQTEDPAEAKKRGSKSVVRREVIRLVTPGTLTEERLLDASSNNYLMALTRLKGGSLQGDAVYGLAWIEMSTGTFQVAETDHQRLAADLAQVSPKELILADNLLQENELRLLAEQAGGALSPVPRAFFDSSTATDRLAHYFGVKTLDGFGTFSRAELSAAAGILSYIEKTQLGERPPLDPPVREAGAGRMLIDPATRANLELSRTLSGEKQGSLLATIDRTVTGGGSRLLASRLAGPLINVDAIQHRHDSVAFFLDNEIMRESLRQTLKGAPDMARALSRIALNRGGPRDILSIAQGLEAARSVLDQTASSPVEIPAEIAAARASLEQAPHELGAELVAAIKEEPPLLKRDGGFISSDFNADLDELRALRDESRKVIAKLQADYSEELGVRSLKIKHNNVLGWFIEAPTAQTEKLTADPGRFIHRQTMAGAMRFTTTELADLESKIASAGERSLAIELEIFDRLAQAIIDAGEAIKSAAQGLGILDVSAALAKLAQEEGYVRPTVDDSRAFDIKGGRHPVVERALKKAGGESFVANDADLGPEADEDIGHIWLITGPNMAGKSTFLRQNALIAVLAQMGAFVPAASAHIGVVDRLFSRVGAADDLARGRSTFMVEMVETAAILNQAGDRSLVILDEIGRGTATFDGLSIAWATIEHLHEVNRSRALFATHYHELTALSAKLERLSNATVSVKEWNGEVIFLHEIVPGAADRSYGIQVAKLAGLPASVVERSKQVLGQLEEQDRRSPAENLIDELPLFASIAPPPPSATGFAEPDPFADALDEIDPDDMTPREALEALYQLKKLRVERDG; this comes from the coding sequence ATGAGTGGACAGAGCGCACAGAAACTGGCCCCGGCGGATGCCAAAGTCACGCCGATGATGGCCCAATTCCTCGAGATCAAGGCCGCCAATCCGGACAGTCTGCTGTTCTACCGGATGGGCGACTTTTACGAGCTGTTCTTCGAGGACGCGGAGATTGCCTCCGCGGCGCTCGGCATCACGCTGACCAAACGCGGCAAACACCAGGGTGACGACATTCCGATGTGCGGTGTGCCCGTCCATGCCGCAGACGACTATCTGCAGAAGCTGATCGCCAAGGGACACCGGGTCTCGGTCTGCGAACAGACCGAAGATCCGGCCGAGGCCAAGAAACGCGGTTCGAAATCCGTCGTTCGCCGCGAAGTGATCCGCCTTGTCACGCCGGGTACGTTGACCGAAGAACGGCTACTGGATGCCTCCAGCAACAACTACCTGATGGCGCTCACCCGGCTGAAGGGCGGCTCCCTGCAGGGCGATGCGGTGTATGGCCTTGCCTGGATCGAAATGTCCACCGGCACGTTCCAGGTTGCCGAAACCGATCACCAGCGCCTTGCTGCGGATCTTGCCCAGGTCAGCCCGAAGGAGCTGATCCTGGCGGACAACCTGTTGCAGGAAAACGAATTGCGGCTTTTGGCCGAACAGGCCGGCGGGGCCCTGTCGCCGGTGCCACGCGCCTTTTTCGACAGTTCCACTGCGACCGACCGGCTTGCGCATTACTTCGGTGTGAAAACGCTCGACGGCTTCGGCACGTTCAGCCGGGCGGAACTGTCCGCCGCTGCCGGCATCCTGTCCTATATCGAAAAGACACAGCTTGGCGAACGGCCGCCGCTCGACCCGCCGGTGCGCGAGGCCGGTGCCGGACGCATGCTGATCGATCCGGCGACACGCGCCAATCTCGAGCTTTCCCGAACACTGTCCGGTGAAAAGCAGGGCTCTCTTCTGGCGACCATCGACCGAACCGTGACCGGTGGTGGATCCCGGCTTCTGGCCAGCCGCCTGGCCGGTCCGCTCATCAATGTCGACGCCATTCAGCACCGGCATGATTCCGTTGCCTTCTTTCTCGACAACGAGATCATGCGCGAAAGCCTGCGTCAGACGCTGAAAGGCGCACCGGACATGGCCCGCGCCCTGTCACGTATTGCGCTCAATCGCGGCGGCCCCCGGGATATCCTGTCGATTGCGCAAGGGCTGGAAGCCGCGCGAAGCGTGCTGGACCAGACGGCCTCCAGTCCTGTCGAGATTCCGGCAGAAATCGCCGCGGCCCGCGCCAGCCTGGAGCAGGCGCCTCATGAACTGGGCGCTGAACTGGTGGCCGCGATCAAGGAGGAACCGCCGCTTCTGAAACGGGACGGCGGCTTCATTTCCTCCGACTTCAACGCAGACCTCGACGAACTCCGCGCCTTGCGTGATGAAAGCCGCAAGGTGATCGCCAAGCTTCAGGCCGACTATTCCGAAGAGCTCGGTGTCAGATCCCTGAAGATCAAGCACAACAACGTGCTGGGCTGGTTCATCGAGGCGCCGACGGCCCAGACGGAGAAACTGACGGCCGATCCGGGCCGGTTCATTCACCGCCAGACCATGGCGGGCGCCATGCGCTTCACCACAACCGAACTGGCCGACCTGGAATCCAAGATTGCCAGCGCCGGCGAACGGTCTCTTGCGATTGAACTGGAGATTTTCGACCGGCTGGCCCAGGCGATCATCGACGCCGGCGAAGCGATCAAATCCGCCGCCCAGGGCCTTGGTATCCTCGATGTGTCCGCGGCCCTGGCAAAGCTGGCCCAGGAAGAGGGATATGTTCGCCCAACCGTGGATGACAGCCGTGCCTTCGACATCAAGGGTGGCCGCCATCCGGTGGTCGAACGGGCCCTGAAAAAAGCCGGTGGCGAAAGCTTCGTTGCCAATGACGCCGATCTCGGTCCTGAAGCCGATGAGGATATCGGTCACATCTGGCTGATCACCGGTCCGAACATGGCCGGTAAGTCGACCTTCCTGCGCCAGAACGCACTCATAGCCGTGCTGGCTCAGATGGGCGCCTTCGTCCCGGCGGCCTCGGCCCATATTGGCGTGGTCGACAGGCTGTTTTCCCGTGTGGGTGCGGCGGATGATCTTGCCCGCGGCCGCTCCACCTTCATGGTGGAAATGGTCGAGACCGCCGCGATCCTCAATCAGGCAGGCGACCGGTCGCTGGTGATCCTCGATGAAATCGGTCGCGGCACCGCGACGTTTGACGGTCTGTCGATCGCCTGGGCCACCATCGAACATCTGCATGAGGTCAACCGTTCACGGGCCCTCTTTGCCACCCATTACCATGAGCTGACCGCCCTTTCGGCCAAGCTCGAACGTCTTTCAAACGCGACCGTGTCGGTGAAGGAGTGGAACGGCGAGGTGATCTTCCTGCACGAGATCGTGCCGGGCGCCGCCGACCGCTCCTACGGCATTCAGGTCGCCAAGCTGGCCGGTCTTCCGGCCTCCGTGGTTGAACGTTCCAAGCAGGTGCTCGGCCAGCTGGAGGAACAGGACCGGCGCTCTCCGGCTGAAAACCTGATCGATGAGCTGCCGCTTTTCGCCAGCATCGCCCCACCGCCGCCCAGCGCCACCGGTTTTGCGGAGCCTGACCCGTTTGCGGACGCGCTGGACGAGATCGACCCGGACGACATGACTCCCAGAGAGGCGCTGGAGGCGCTTTACCAGCTGAAGAAGCTGCGGGTTGAGCGGGACGGCTGA
- the fabA gene encoding 3-hydroxyacyl-[acyl-carrier-protein] dehydratase FabA: MTERRSSYDYEDLLACGRGELFGPGNAQLPLPPMLMFDRITDISETGGEYDKGYARAEFDIKPDLWFFPCHFQGNPIMPGCLGLDALWQLTGFHLGWQGLEGKGMALSTGEIKFKGMVTPDVKLVEYGIDFKRVMKGRLVLGIADGWLKADGEQIYKATDLRVGLSKV; the protein is encoded by the coding sequence ATGACCGAGCGCCGCTCCAGCTACGATTATGAAGACCTGCTCGCCTGCGGCCGCGGCGAGCTGTTTGGCCCGGGCAACGCACAATTGCCGCTGCCGCCGATGCTGATGTTCGACCGGATCACCGATATCTCGGAAACCGGCGGTGAGTATGACAAGGGATATGCCCGCGCCGAGTTCGACATCAAGCCGGACCTCTGGTTCTTCCCGTGTCACTTCCAGGGCAATCCGATCATGCCGGGCTGCCTCGGACTGGACGCCCTTTGGCAGCTGACCGGCTTTCACCTTGGCTGGCAGGGTCTGGAAGGCAAGGGCATGGCGCTCTCGACCGGCGAAATCAAGTTCAAGGGCATGGTCACGCCGGACGTCAAGCTGGTTGAATACGGCATCGACTTCAAGCGGGTCATGAAGGGCCGTCTGGTGCTGGGCATTGCCGATGGCTGGCTGAAAGCCGACGGTGAACAGATCTACAAGGCAACCGACCTGCGCGTGGGCCTGTCAAAAGTCTGA
- a CDS encoding SH3 domain-containing protein: MASTYAATRLFLCLMAFVVGLAAVPASAWAQGNGTRATDLPLPRFVSLKSDRVNVRIGPSREHKIAWTFVQSGLPVEIIQEFENWRQIRDWEGKTGWVFHSLLSGRRTALITPWEKSNLTPLRARSRSDANIVAELEPFVLTSITECAGGWCRVNGDNYDGWLDQTRLFGVYPDETLED, translated from the coding sequence ATGGCTTCTACGTACGCAGCGACCCGGCTCTTTCTGTGTCTCATGGCATTTGTGGTCGGGCTTGCCGCCGTGCCGGCTTCCGCCTGGGCGCAGGGAAACGGAACCCGGGCCACCGATTTGCCGTTGCCGCGCTTTGTCAGCCTCAAATCCGACCGGGTGAACGTGCGCATCGGCCCGTCCCGGGAACACAAGATTGCCTGGACATTCGTCCAGTCCGGTTTGCCGGTGGAAATCATCCAGGAGTTCGAAAACTGGCGCCAGATCCGTGACTGGGAAGGCAAGACCGGCTGGGTGTTCCACTCGCTCCTGTCGGGCCGCCGGACGGCCCTGATCACGCCCTGGGAAAAGTCCAATCTGACACCGCTGCGTGCCCGGTCCCGGTCCGATGCCAATATTGTCGCCGAACTGGAACCCTTCGTCCTGACATCCATCACCGAATGTGCCGGTGGCTGGTGCCGGGTCAATGGCGACAATTACGACGGCTGGCTCGACCAGACGCGTCTCTTCGGCGTTTATCCCGACGAGACCCTGGAGGACTGA
- a CDS encoding MFS transporter, with translation MSFQLPRQVVLILFLQFSQSLGVSALIPLMSFFIVEGLGAAPWQIGLYTGIVLPLTLVANRWAGERLDHGYAVRRLLRFSVFAFLTVSALLTQVSNLWMLLLLVAPLTSLSNTGSGIIFTFGRLYAEREGLDITRVNSWLRMTVSLAWMIGPALSFSLVAAFGFTSAFAVAFGIGLAYATLWQIVVPAQFKAEPRPKSDRGKDPINWGLMVAGLICLGFVITNSLFVSAMPLYFVQEVGLPGQTPGLSLSVKCLLEVFVIFGSVRLAERIGIRQVLMLAAVLAATSMLLFAEVTQLWQVIAVSMLEGTYYGLFAGVAISFVQSFAPDRPGRATAVYMNSLFLGGLIGSVSMGFIATATDFRTVLLVAAASSVTALVVLLATLRVQPQSAEQEP, from the coding sequence ATGTCGTTTCAGCTCCCCCGGCAGGTGGTGCTAATCCTTTTTCTTCAGTTTTCGCAGTCGCTGGGCGTCTCCGCCCTGATACCGTTGATGAGCTTCTTCATCGTCGAAGGCCTTGGCGCTGCGCCCTGGCAGATCGGTCTTTATACCGGCATCGTTCTGCCACTGACGCTGGTCGCAAATCGCTGGGCCGGGGAGAGGCTCGACCATGGTTATGCAGTCCGACGCCTGCTGCGCTTTTCCGTTTTCGCCTTTCTGACCGTTTCGGCCCTGCTCACACAGGTAAGCAATCTCTGGATGCTCCTGTTGCTGGTGGCCCCCCTGACGAGCCTTTCCAACACCGGGTCAGGCATCATCTTCACCTTCGGCCGGCTTTATGCGGAACGAGAGGGACTGGATATCACCCGGGTCAATTCCTGGCTGCGCATGACGGTGTCTCTTGCCTGGATGATCGGTCCGGCCCTTTCCTTCTCGCTGGTGGCTGCATTCGGTTTCACTTCGGCGTTTGCCGTGGCCTTCGGGATCGGTCTGGCCTATGCCACCCTCTGGCAAATCGTGGTGCCGGCTCAATTCAAAGCCGAACCGCGCCCGAAATCGGATCGCGGCAAAGATCCGATCAACTGGGGCCTGATGGTGGCGGGGCTGATTTGCCTTGGATTCGTGATCACCAATTCGCTGTTTGTCTCTGCGATGCCCCTTTATTTCGTGCAGGAAGTCGGCCTGCCCGGGCAAACACCTGGCCTGTCCCTCTCCGTGAAATGCCTTCTCGAAGTGTTCGTCATTTTTGGTTCTGTCCGGCTGGCCGAGCGCATCGGCATCCGCCAGGTGCTGATGCTGGCCGCCGTCCTGGCCGCCACCAGCATGCTTCTCTTCGCCGAAGTCACCCAGTTGTGGCAGGTCATCGCGGTTTCCATGCTGGAAGGAACCTATTATGGGCTTTTTGCCGGCGTTGCCATCAGCTTTGTCCAGAGTTTCGCACCGGACCGTCCCGGCCGCGCAACGGCCGTCTACATGAACAGCCTCTTTCTGGGCGGGCTGATCGGCAGCGTGTCCATGGGCTTCATCGCCACGGCCACGGATTTCAGAACGGTTCTGCTGGTCGCTGCGGCAAGTTCAGTGACAGCTCTTGTCGTTCTGCTTGCGACACTGCGCGTTCAGCCGCAATCAGCGGAACAGGAACCTTAG
- the fabI gene encoding enoyl-ACP reductase FabI — MSELMKGKRGLIMGVANDHSIAWGIAKTLADHGAELAFTYQGEAFGKRAKPLADSVGSNILVPCDVEDVASVDAVFDRLKEDWGSIDFLVHAVAFSDKSELRGKYADTTRENFTRTMMISCFSFTEIAKRAAAIMPNGGSLVTLTYGGSTKVMPNYNVMGVAKAALESSVRYLAVDYGEQNIRVNAISAGPVRTLAGSGVSDARLMFNFQKRNSPLCRTVSLDEIGGTGLYLLSDLSGGVTGEVHFVDSGYNIMSMPRLEELKAQEVKAD, encoded by the coding sequence ATGTCTGAACTGATGAAGGGCAAACGCGGCCTGATCATGGGCGTTGCCAACGATCACTCCATTGCCTGGGGGATCGCCAAGACCCTTGCCGATCACGGCGCCGAACTTGCCTTCACCTATCAGGGTGAAGCTTTCGGCAAACGCGCCAAGCCGCTCGCTGACTCCGTCGGCTCGAATATCCTCGTCCCGTGCGATGTGGAAGACGTTGCCTCGGTCGACGCGGTGTTTGATCGTCTCAAGGAAGACTGGGGCAGCATCGACTTCCTGGTGCACGCCGTGGCCTTTTCCGACAAGTCGGAGCTGCGCGGCAAATATGCCGACACCACGCGGGAAAACTTCACCCGCACCATGATGATCTCCTGCTTCTCCTTCACGGAGATCGCCAAGCGCGCAGCAGCCATCATGCCGAATGGCGGTTCGCTGGTCACGCTGACCTATGGCGGCTCGACCAAGGTCATGCCGAACTACAACGTCATGGGCGTTGCCAAGGCGGCCCTGGAATCCTCTGTCCGTTACCTGGCCGTGGACTATGGCGAACAGAACATCCGTGTGAATGCGATCTCCGCCGGCCCCGTGCGCACTTTGGCAGGGTCCGGTGTTTCGGACGCCCGGCTGATGTTCAACTTCCAGAAGCGCAATTCGCCGCTTTGCCGGACCGTTTCCCTCGACGAAATCGGCGGAACCGGCCTCTATCTGCTGTCGGACCTGTCCGGCGGCGTCACCGGCGAAGTGCATTTTGTCGACAGCGGCTACAACATCATGTCCATGCCACGCCTCGAAGAGCTGAAGGCTCAGGAAGTCAAGGCAGACTGA
- a CDS encoding DUF2244 domain-containing protein, translating to MSENNPKPEPEDDFERRNRPFFTAVLTPHRSLGPNGFLILMICFGLICFVSGIVFLSIGAWPVFGFFGLDIALLWFAFRLNYRSAQAFEEVSVSRTEIVIRKVGPGKRFQEYSFNPVWVRLKIDRLEDEGVVAVSLTSRGESIDLGNFLNPDDRTSFAGAIANALAVAKAGGV from the coding sequence ATGAGCGAGAACAATCCGAAACCCGAGCCGGAGGACGATTTTGAGCGGCGCAACCGGCCGTTTTTTACAGCCGTGCTGACGCCACACCGGTCTCTTGGCCCGAATGGTTTCCTGATCCTGATGATCTGTTTCGGCCTGATCTGTTTTGTCTCCGGGATCGTGTTCCTGAGCATTGGCGCCTGGCCGGTCTTCGGCTTCTTCGGGCTCGATATCGCTCTTCTGTGGTTTGCCTTCCGTCTGAACTACCGGTCCGCGCAGGCGTTTGAGGAAGTCTCCGTGTCCCGCACGGAGATCGTCATCCGCAAGGTGGGACCCGGAAAACGCTTCCAGGAATATTCCTTCAATCCCGTCTGGGTCCGGCTGAAAATCGACCGGTTGGAGGATGAAGGCGTGGTTGCCGTGTCGCTGACCAGCCGCGGGGAAAGCATTGACTTGGGCAATTTCTTGAATCCGGACGATCGCACCAGTTTTGCCGGCGCCATTGCCAACGCGCTTGCGGTTGCCAAGGCAGGCGGCGTCTAG
- the fabB gene encoding beta-ketoacyl-ACP synthase I yields MRRVVVTGLGIVSSIGSNAQEVLASLREGKSGISFAPDYAEHGFRSQVHGMPNVDIPSLIDKRQLRFMGDGAAYNYISMEQAIADSGLEESDISNTRTGLIMGSGGPSTKNLFQAHQIVLEKGAPKRMGPFMVTRGMSSTNSACLATPFKIKGINYSITSACSTSAHCIGAATEQIQFGKQDVMFAGGGEELDWTLSCLFDAMGAMSSKYNDTPETAARAYDATRDGFVIAGGGGVVVLEELEHAKARGAKIYAEVTGYAANSDGYDMVAPSGEGGERCMRLAIETLGDRKVDYINTHGTSTPVGDVGEIEAIRRVFGENQPPASSTKSLTGHSLGATGVQEAIYCLLMLQNDFITASANVNELDPALKPEEIVTERVDNAGLDTVLSNSFGFGGTNASLALSRYHG; encoded by the coding sequence ATGAGACGCGTTGTCGTCACCGGTCTGGGAATCGTATCTTCCATCGGATCAAACGCACAGGAAGTGCTGGCCAGCCTCAGGGAAGGCAAATCGGGCATCAGCTTTGCTCCGGATTACGCCGAACACGGCTTCCGCAGCCAGGTGCACGGCATGCCGAATGTCGATATTCCCTCGCTGATCGACAAGCGTCAGCTGCGGTTCATGGGCGATGGTGCCGCCTATAACTACATCTCCATGGAGCAGGCGATCGCCGATTCCGGGCTTGAGGAGAGCGATATCTCCAACACCCGCACCGGCCTGATCATGGGCTCCGGTGGGCCGTCCACCAAGAACCTGTTCCAGGCGCACCAGATCGTTCTGGAAAAGGGCGCACCCAAGCGCATGGGCCCGTTCATGGTGACCCGCGGCATGAGCTCGACCAACTCTGCCTGCCTGGCAACACCGTTCAAGATCAAGGGCATCAACTATTCCATCACCTCGGCCTGCTCGACCTCCGCGCACTGCATCGGGGCAGCCACCGAACAGATCCAGTTCGGCAAGCAGGACGTGATGTTTGCCGGTGGCGGCGAGGAACTCGACTGGACCCTGTCCTGCCTGTTCGACGCCATGGGCGCCATGTCTTCCAAATATAACGACACCCCGGAAACAGCTGCCCGTGCCTATGACGCAACCCGCGACGGTTTTGTCATTGCCGGTGGTGGTGGTGTTGTCGTTCTGGAGGAACTGGAACACGCCAAGGCCCGTGGCGCGAAAATCTATGCCGAAGTCACCGGCTATGCCGCCAATTCCGACGGCTACGACATGGTGGCCCCGTCCGGGGAAGGCGGCGAGCGCTGCATGCGTCTTGCCATCGAAACCCTTGGCGATCGCAAGGTCGACTACATCAACACGCACGGCACCTCGACCCCGGTCGGCGATGTCGGCGAGATCGAGGCGATCCGCCGGGTCTTCGGCGAAAACCAGCCGCCGGCGTCCTCGACCAAGTCGCTCACCGGCCACAGCCTGGGCGCGACCGGTGTCCAGGAAGCGATCTATTGCCTCCTGATGCTGCAGAACGATTTCATCACGGCCTCGGCCAATGTGAACGAACTCGATCCGGCCCTGAAGCCGGAGGAAATCGTCACTGAGCGGGTCGACAATGCCGGCCTCGACACGGTCCTTTCCAACAGCTTCGGCTTCGGCGGCACCAACGCCTCGCTTGCGCTGTCGCGCTATCACGGTTGA
- the irrA gene encoding iron response transcriptional regulator IrrA, which translates to MASEIAGKDVTGMLRTAGLRPTRQRVSLAELLYSKGDRHISAELLHEEAVAANVPVSLATVYNTLHQFTEVGLLREVAIDGNKTYFDTNTSDHHHFFIEGENRVIDIPGEGVGIGSLPEAPEGMEVVRVDVVVRVREKR; encoded by the coding sequence ATGGCATCAGAAATTGCCGGCAAGGATGTGACCGGCATGCTGCGGACAGCGGGTCTGCGGCCGACACGCCAACGTGTATCCCTGGCGGAACTGCTCTATTCGAAGGGCGACCGTCATATCTCCGCCGAGTTGCTCCATGAGGAAGCCGTGGCCGCCAACGTGCCGGTCTCGCTGGCAACCGTCTACAACACGCTGCACCAGTTCACCGAAGTCGGGCTTCTGCGTGAAGTCGCGATCGATGGCAACAAGACCTATTTCGACACCAACACCTCCGATCACCACCACTTCTTCATTGAAGGCGAAAACCGGGTGATCGACATTCCGGGCGAAGGTGTTGGCATCGGCAGCCTGCCGGAAGCACCGGAAGGCATGGAAGTCGTGCGTGTCGATGTGGTTGTCCGGGTGCGCGAAAAGCGCTGA
- the nth gene encoding endonuclease III, translating to MSQAKSPAAAKASKRPASKAKPKRKAPSVDNPGRVLKRSRYSKAETYAIFQRFHADNPEPEGELDYVNAYTLLVAVVLSAQATDVGVNRATKHLFEIADTPEKMVALGEDKVREEIRTIGLFKTKAKNVILLSEQLIRDHGGEVPEDREALEKLPGVGRKTANVVLNIFFGHPTIAVDTHLFRLGNRIGIAPGKTPLDVEKAMEKAVPKEFSLHAHHWLILHGRYICKARKPECRRCVIYDLCRSPEKEPFDAVPEIALRTKAQIDKESAA from the coding sequence ATGAGCCAAGCAAAGAGCCCCGCCGCCGCCAAGGCATCCAAACGCCCCGCCTCGAAAGCCAAGCCAAAACGGAAAGCGCCCTCCGTGGACAATCCGGGCAGGGTCCTGAAACGGTCTCGCTATTCCAAGGCCGAGACCTACGCCATTTTCCAGCGCTTTCATGCCGACAATCCGGAACCGGAAGGCGAACTTGACTATGTCAACGCCTATACGCTGCTGGTCGCCGTGGTCCTGTCGGCACAGGCAACCGATGTCGGTGTCAACCGGGCAACCAAACACCTGTTCGAGATTGCCGACACACCTGAGAAGATGGTCGCGCTGGGCGAAGACAAGGTGCGCGAGGAAATCCGCACCATCGGTCTTTTCAAGACCAAGGCCAAGAACGTCATTCTCCTGTCCGAACAGCTGATCAGAGATCATGGCGGCGAGGTTCCGGAAGACCGCGAAGCGCTGGAAAAGCTGCCCGGCGTCGGCCGCAAGACCGCCAATGTGGTGCTGAACATCTTTTTCGGGCATCCGACCATTGCCGTCGACACCCACCTTTTCCGCCTCGGCAACCGTATCGGCATCGCACCGGGCAAGACGCCACTGGATGTCGAAAAGGCGATGGAAAAGGCGGTGCCCAAGGAGTTTTCCCTGCATGCCCACCACTGGCTGATCCTGCATGGGCGCTACATCTGCAAGGCGCGCAAACCGGAATGCCGGCGCTGCGTCATCTACGATCTCTGCCGCAGCCCGGAAAAGGAACCTTTCGACGCCGTTCCGGAGATCGCTCTTCGCACCAAAGCCCAGATCGACAAGGAGAGCGCCGCGTGA